Proteins from a genomic interval of Nocardia sp. BMG51109:
- a CDS encoding ABATE domain-containing protein, with protein sequence MLDACYTASAVQTAVDLANTLKPIKGEDALETVEQLRDFLDEHFPAGPVEPPSSAADRWAGMRQRLTRADLAEVRALRETVRAVLEQASTDPVGAAALINDGLRHSRATPALRHDHDRWWTEVTSDTDHCSAHLAAATLSALASVIATLGPTRLGVCAGPNCRATFVDLSRNGSKQYCTRTCAHRASVAAYRSRHNPR encoded by the coding sequence ATGCTTGATGCGTGTTACACCGCCTCGGCGGTCCAGACGGCCGTCGATCTTGCCAACACCTTGAAGCCGATCAAGGGAGAGGACGCGCTCGAAACCGTGGAGCAACTCCGGGACTTCCTCGATGAGCATTTCCCCGCAGGCCCGGTCGAGCCTCCGAGTTCGGCCGCAGACCGATGGGCCGGTATGCGGCAGCGTCTCACCCGCGCCGACCTAGCGGAGGTCCGCGCGTTGCGGGAGACGGTTCGTGCCGTGCTCGAACAAGCGAGCACCGACCCGGTTGGGGCCGCAGCCCTGATCAATGACGGCCTGCGTCACAGCCGCGCCACCCCGGCGCTGCGCCACGATCACGACCGCTGGTGGACCGAGGTCACCTCCGACACCGACCACTGCTCGGCGCACCTGGCCGCGGCCACGCTCAGCGCACTGGCCTCCGTGATCGCCACGCTCGGTCCGACTCGTCTCGGCGTATGTGCCGGGCCGAACTGCCGGGCCACTTTCGTGGACCTCTCACGCAACGGCTCGAAGCAGTACTGCACCCGAACCTGCGCGCACCGGGCCAGCGTCGCGGCCTACCGGAGTCGGCACAACCCGCGTTGA
- a CDS encoding MFS transporter, producing the protein MPQTIPSGRALSGVSNHGPDGRWLGLALGILVLPQYVALGAPSVALPAIGRALAVPFGATAWILAAWSLTSALAMPVAGRLMARWSPFRVLVAGVVALAAGSALAGAGPTLPVVIVGRLIGGAGAGATVIAVFAAATALPGRERIRALGVIAAASATASACGTLLGGAVTAWLGWRAVLAIPVLALPLLLAAMAGRRTFTRIGGGEWDGSAGRLDIAGAAVLSVLAGSVITLLQAHSVGLPAPITLVVAAAGALAAVGLWWRVRRTPDGFVPRRVISARGFLSAGLVGGTVFAGYYGVLFLAPSLIEQATGGGALEAGALLVPAAACSVLAGRLVGTLTDRFTGWQVSAGLAALTVVGVLVVAVFTGPISVVAGAALTVCGFAGAQAVLVSLAPELVATRDRNTAQGLLNFMIFLGGGIGPAAVAGLSGVVSVPVALAVLAALPLTGLVLSLTRRPGAGRRPEPDDTCGSPR; encoded by the coding sequence ATGCCGCAGACGATCCCGTCCGGAAGGGCCCTCAGCGGCGTGTCGAACCACGGCCCCGATGGGCGCTGGCTGGGGCTGGCCCTGGGGATACTGGTGCTGCCACAGTACGTAGCGCTGGGAGCGCCGTCGGTGGCGCTGCCGGCCATCGGCCGCGCGCTCGCGGTGCCGTTCGGGGCCACGGCATGGATTCTTGCCGCATGGTCGTTGACCTCCGCGCTTGCGATGCCGGTCGCGGGTCGGCTGATGGCCCGGTGGAGCCCCTTCCGGGTACTCGTCGCCGGGGTCGTGGCACTCGCCGCGGGCTCGGCGCTCGCGGGAGCCGGCCCGACACTGCCGGTCGTGATCGTCGGTCGACTGATCGGTGGCGCCGGTGCGGGCGCGACCGTGATCGCCGTCTTCGCTGCGGCCACCGCACTTCCCGGGCGGGAACGGATCCGCGCGCTGGGAGTCATTGCCGCCGCCAGCGCGACGGCGTCGGCGTGCGGGACCCTGTTGGGCGGGGCGGTGACCGCATGGCTGGGGTGGCGTGCCGTGCTCGCGATCCCGGTCCTCGCGCTGCCCCTTCTGCTGGCCGCAATGGCGGGTAGGCGCACATTCACGCGGATCGGTGGCGGCGAGTGGGACGGCTCGGCCGGGCGACTCGACATCGCCGGCGCGGCCGTGCTTTCGGTACTCGCCGGCTCGGTGATCACGTTGCTGCAGGCGCATTCGGTCGGGCTGCCCGCTCCGATCACGCTCGTCGTGGCTGCCGCCGGGGCGCTCGCCGCCGTGGGGCTTTGGTGGCGCGTGCGACGCACGCCCGACGGGTTCGTGCCTCGGCGGGTGATATCGGCCCGCGGCTTCCTGTCGGCCGGGCTCGTCGGCGGGACGGTCTTCGCCGGCTACTACGGGGTGCTGTTCCTCGCCCCGTCCCTGATCGAGCAGGCCACGGGCGGTGGCGCCCTCGAAGCCGGCGCACTCTTGGTCCCGGCCGCCGCCTGCTCGGTGCTGGCAGGGCGGCTGGTCGGCACCTTGACCGACCGGTTCACCGGTTGGCAGGTGTCGGCCGGGCTCGCGGCACTCACCGTCGTCGGCGTGCTCGTGGTCGCGGTCTTCACCGGGCCGATCTCGGTTGTCGCCGGCGCGGCGCTGACCGTGTGTGGGTTCGCCGGCGCTCAGGCCGTTCTGGTGAGCCTCGCGCCGGAACTGGTCGCCACGCGCGACCGCAACACCGCACAGGGCCTGCTCAACTTCATGATCTTCCTGGGTGGCGGGATCGGTCCGGCCGCTGTCGCAGGCCTGTCCGGCGTCGTGTCCGTGCCGGTGGCGCTCGCCGTGCTCGCGGCACTTCCCTTAACCGGACTCGTCCTCAGCCTGACCCGGCGCCCTGGCGCCGGCCGCCGACCCGAACCTGACGACACGTGTGGGAGCCCGCGATGA
- a CDS encoding epoxide hydrolase family protein, with protein MAAEPFQVSITEAEIADLRERLRRTRWPEPEPVDDWSQGLPLAYAQELCRSWADDYDFGFAERLNVFPQYRDTIDGLGIHFLHVRSPEPEAFPLVLTHGWPGSVLEFLEVLGPLTDPRAHGGDPADAFHVVAPSLPGYGWSDKPSTTGWGITRIARAWDTLMVSLGYERYGAQGGDWGSAVSGALGEVAPDRVAGVHLNLGSVTAGTFDDPTPAELANLEAEKEFQRTGRGYSALQASRPQTLGYGLTDSPAGQAAWIAEKFWAWTDNNGHPEDAVSRQTILDEISVYWFTASATSSARLYWESFANFRDKVTAPSGLSVYPRDITRPSRREAELRFTDLRWFEELPRGGHFAALEQPESLVEQVRGFFRLFR; from the coding sequence GTGGCCGCCGAGCCGTTCCAGGTCAGCATCACCGAAGCCGAGATCGCGGATCTGCGCGAACGGTTGCGACGGACGCGGTGGCCCGAGCCCGAGCCGGTGGACGACTGGTCGCAGGGATTGCCGCTAGCTTATGCACAGGAGCTTTGCCGCAGCTGGGCCGACGACTACGACTTCGGGTTCGCCGAGCGGCTGAACGTTTTCCCGCAGTACCGCGACACAATCGACGGGTTGGGCATCCACTTCCTGCACGTCCGCTCGCCGGAGCCGGAGGCGTTCCCGCTGGTGCTCACGCACGGGTGGCCGGGTTCGGTGCTCGAGTTCCTGGAGGTCCTCGGCCCGCTGACCGACCCGCGCGCACACGGCGGGGACCCGGCGGACGCATTCCACGTGGTCGCGCCGTCGTTGCCCGGATACGGCTGGAGTGACAAGCCGTCGACGACCGGGTGGGGCATCACTCGCATCGCGCGCGCCTGGGACACATTGATGGTTTCGCTGGGTTACGAGCGGTACGGCGCGCAGGGCGGTGACTGGGGTTCGGCGGTGTCCGGCGCGCTGGGCGAGGTGGCGCCCGACCGGGTTGCCGGCGTGCACCTGAACTTGGGGTCCGTGACGGCGGGCACGTTCGACGACCCGACGCCCGCGGAGCTGGCGAACCTCGAGGCCGAGAAGGAGTTCCAGCGCACCGGCCGGGGGTACTCGGCGCTGCAGGCGAGCCGGCCGCAGACGCTCGGCTACGGCCTCACCGACTCCCCGGCGGGCCAGGCCGCCTGGATCGCCGAGAAGTTCTGGGCCTGGACGGACAACAACGGCCACCCCGAGGACGCGGTGTCGCGGCAGACGATCCTCGACGAGATCTCGGTCTATTGGTTCACCGCGTCGGCCACGTCATCGGCGCGCCTGTATTGGGAGAGTTTCGCCAACTTCCGGGACAAGGTCACCGCGCCGTCCGGGCTGTCGGTCTACCCGCGCGACATAACCCGCCCGTCGCGGCGGGAGGCCGAGCTGCGGTTCACCGACCTGCGCTGGTTCGAAGAACTGCCGCGAGGCGGCCACTTCGCCGCGCTGGAGCAGCCGGAGTCACTGGTCGAGCAGGTCCGCGGGTTCTTCCGCCTCTTCCGCTGA
- a CDS encoding nucleoside transporter, giving the protein MLEEQHRPLSYFLGFFAGENIAGTAFVIGASFVAWGAGVVQTLAGMLVGATLGVLSYTLVTTRISVDVRVTLYTYLKRIAGPWFTRVYNITNGVISCIMAGAMIAVAASAIRIVLGIPPQTEWFPSSVSYVLVVVAVGLLITVVAAYGFNSVAKFATVCTPWLVVVFVVGLIVSYGTLIQGSDTSGGLWNSIGDVSSSMIWPSGVGEGLTFWHVAAYTWGVTVVFHLGLTDMAVMRYAKSTWYGLASATGQFGGFVLSWISAGAMGAAAAFSLETTIGQLDAGTLAYSTLGIFGIVVVIISGWSTSNPAIYRAGLAFQSLKPGFSEKKAIFATGLTVTFIACFPLVFNKLVDIIAIYGLVLIPVGALVSVEHWIFPRIRFTRYWSYFKGNRCNPAAFATWLISALLTTALIVWSPIHMYFLFPIIYIFAAVLYTILAGMAGARRSYPTESLQLQALDEEATAAARTAGEATPKVVEASFIDGLTRRPQARVVLTMMATTTLALVVVVSALWAAGEVTSTTYQTAVLILTVAYFGASILLLYALEARRSCESRTSDHPKTAIGS; this is encoded by the coding sequence GTGCTCGAAGAGCAGCACCGGCCACTCAGTTACTTCCTGGGATTTTTCGCAGGTGAAAACATTGCCGGCACCGCCTTCGTCATCGGCGCGTCCTTTGTGGCATGGGGTGCCGGAGTCGTACAGACGCTTGCGGGCATGCTGGTCGGCGCAACGCTGGGAGTGCTGAGTTACACACTTGTCACCACCAGGATCAGTGTAGATGTACGCGTTACCCTTTATACCTACCTCAAACGAATAGCCGGCCCATGGTTTACCAGGGTCTACAACATCACCAATGGCGTCATCTCCTGCATCATGGCGGGCGCGATGATCGCCGTCGCGGCTTCGGCGATCCGAATCGTACTTGGTATACCACCGCAGACCGAGTGGTTCCCCTCGAGCGTCAGCTACGTACTAGTGGTTGTCGCCGTCGGCCTACTCATCACGGTCGTCGCTGCTTATGGATTCAACTCTGTCGCCAAGTTCGCCACGGTGTGCACCCCGTGGCTGGTGGTTGTTTTCGTCGTAGGGCTCATCGTCTCCTATGGCACCCTGATCCAGGGTTCAGACACGAGCGGCGGCTTGTGGAATAGCATCGGTGACGTCAGTTCATCGATGATCTGGCCGTCCGGAGTCGGTGAGGGGCTCACCTTCTGGCACGTCGCTGCGTATACCTGGGGCGTGACCGTCGTATTCCATCTCGGTCTGACCGATATGGCCGTCATGCGATACGCGAAGAGCACCTGGTACGGCCTTGCCTCCGCGACCGGCCAGTTCGGCGGCTTCGTGCTGTCCTGGATCAGCGCCGGTGCGATGGGGGCAGCGGCAGCCTTCTCTCTCGAAACGACCATTGGTCAACTCGACGCCGGAACCCTGGCCTATTCCACGCTAGGGATATTCGGGATCGTGGTCGTCATCATTTCCGGCTGGAGTACCAGCAACCCTGCCATCTATCGCGCTGGACTCGCATTTCAATCACTCAAGCCAGGATTCAGCGAGAAGAAGGCTATCTTCGCAACAGGACTCACTGTCACCTTCATCGCATGCTTCCCCTTGGTCTTCAATAAACTCGTCGATATCATCGCAATATACGGACTGGTCCTCATTCCCGTCGGCGCACTCGTTTCCGTCGAACACTGGATATTTCCCAGGATTCGTTTTACACGATACTGGTCCTACTTCAAGGGAAATCGCTGTAACCCCGCTGCGTTCGCGACCTGGCTCATCAGTGCACTCCTCACGACCGCACTCATCGTGTGGTCGCCGATCCACATGTACTTCCTCTTTCCCATCATCTATATCTTTGCCGCCGTGCTCTACACGATTCTGGCGGGTATGGCGGGCGCGCGGAGGAGCTACCCCACGGAATCTCTGCAATTGCAAGCCCTTGACGAGGAGGCAACCGCGGCCGCGCGCACAGCCGGAGAAGCGACGCCAAAGGTGGTCGAAGCCTCCTTCATCGACGGACTGACGCGGCGGCCACAGGCGAGGGTCGTGCTCACCATGATGGCGACGACCACTTTGGCTCTGGTAGTCGTCGTGTCGGCACTATGGGCAGCCGGAGAAGTCACCTCCACGACTTATCAGACGGCGGTTCTAATCCTCACCGTGGCGTACTTCGGAGCCTCTATCCTCTTGCTATATGCACTCGAAGCGCGGCGCTCTTGCGAATCACGGACCAGCGATCACCCTAAAACTGCTATCGGTAGTTGA
- a CDS encoding N,N-dimethylformamidase beta subunit family domain-containing protein, protein MTRLTGYADKLSVKNGESITFFVNAPRGRYDCQVKRLFSVDDRPHAPGWSEQDVPSPIDGNHAGQPQEIVSGSYLVAPAPGVLDGDEGWALALAVQPSRLSREERTPVLTRAAGTADVGLYVSPSGFEFTYLESGEHTALTAKLPVECGRWYDVVLGRRVQNAGSSAVDLIIRSSPARRTGATSIRVSAVASSFEFGSGELFVAATMGAERPARLFDGKVSSPVLTRGNRSEDELDLLLTDRTPHRHRAVAAAWDFAAEPHADRVRDVSGNELHARTVNLPARAVTGPKWDGTEHDFRHYPEHYDAIHFHHEDLEDARWQPSLELTIPEGWDSGAYVAALTDAESTEYVPFYVRPRIASGDVLFLAPTNTYLAYGNQQYQNDAAESSLSLMKDEPIVGNSYDHYLAQHPEYGLSLYDLHADGVGVRYSSARRPILTWRPDYSAWLTSAPRHYAADFYIIGWLAHEGFTVDIATDEDLDAEGTDLLNQYKVVITGSHPEYYTGKMLDSLEEFTERGGRMMYLGGNGFYWVTSYDPERRHVIEVRRGYAGNADFRSPYGEARHSTTGEMGGIWRLRGRTPNELTGVGYTANGWSRGSGYKRAEPSAYDWVFDGIGSEETIGDFGLVLGAAGGDELDRANTAAGTPPHTVILATTTGFSDYYQPVSEEHSVFVPGQGGTKNPNVRADITVVETSSGGAVFSVGSISWAGSLAYNKYDNNVAKLTLNVLRGFLSRRSLKDSAS, encoded by the coding sequence TTGACACGTCTGACCGGATACGCCGACAAGCTCAGCGTCAAGAACGGCGAATCGATCACCTTCTTTGTGAACGCCCCGCGTGGCCGCTACGACTGCCAGGTCAAACGACTCTTCAGCGTCGACGATCGCCCCCACGCGCCGGGATGGTCCGAACAGGATGTCCCGAGCCCGATCGACGGCAACCATGCTGGACAGCCGCAGGAGATCGTGTCGGGGTCATACCTTGTCGCTCCCGCTCCTGGCGTGCTCGATGGCGACGAGGGTTGGGCGCTGGCCCTCGCGGTCCAGCCGTCGAGACTGTCACGGGAAGAGCGCACACCTGTGCTGACACGAGCGGCGGGCACGGCGGACGTCGGACTGTACGTTTCGCCAAGCGGCTTCGAGTTCACCTACCTCGAGTCCGGTGAACACACAGCACTCACCGCGAAGCTGCCGGTCGAATGTGGCCGCTGGTACGACGTGGTCCTCGGCCGGCGGGTGCAGAATGCTGGTAGCAGCGCGGTGGATCTGATCATCCGTAGCTCTCCTGCACGTCGCACAGGAGCGACGAGCATCCGCGTGAGCGCCGTAGCCAGCTCGTTCGAGTTCGGATCGGGCGAGCTGTTCGTGGCCGCCACGATGGGAGCAGAACGACCAGCTCGGCTCTTCGACGGCAAGGTGTCCTCCCCCGTTCTGACACGAGGCAACCGCTCCGAGGACGAGCTCGACTTGTTGCTGACAGACCGGACCCCGCATCGCCACCGCGCCGTCGCGGCCGCCTGGGACTTCGCCGCCGAGCCGCACGCCGACCGCGTCCGCGACGTCTCAGGAAACGAGCTGCACGCACGGACGGTCAATCTTCCCGCCCGCGCGGTCACCGGCCCGAAGTGGGACGGCACCGAACATGACTTCCGGCACTACCCGGAGCACTACGATGCCATCCACTTTCACCACGAAGACCTCGAGGACGCGCGCTGGCAGCCATCCCTCGAGCTCACGATTCCTGAAGGCTGGGACAGCGGCGCCTACGTTGCCGCCCTCACCGACGCCGAGTCCACAGAGTACGTGCCCTTCTACGTCCGTCCCCGCATCGCGTCCGGCGACGTCCTCTTTCTCGCACCGACGAACACCTACCTGGCCTACGGCAACCAGCAATACCAGAACGACGCTGCGGAAAGCTCGCTGTCGCTGATGAAAGACGAGCCCATCGTCGGCAACAGCTATGACCACTACCTCGCGCAGCATCCGGAGTACGGCCTCTCGCTGTACGACCTGCACGCCGACGGAGTCGGAGTGCGTTACTCGTCCGCCCGGCGCCCCATTCTTACCTGGCGGCCTGACTACAGCGCATGGCTCACCAGCGCACCCCGGCACTACGCGGCAGACTTTTACATCATCGGTTGGCTCGCCCACGAAGGCTTTACGGTCGACATAGCCACCGACGAGGACCTCGATGCCGAAGGAACCGACCTCCTGAACCAGTACAAGGTCGTCATCACCGGCTCCCATCCCGAGTACTACACCGGCAAAATGCTGGACTCGCTCGAGGAATTCACCGAGCGCGGCGGCCGAATGATGTATCTCGGCGGCAACGGCTTCTACTGGGTCACGAGCTACGACCCCGAACGACGCCACGTCATCGAAGTGCGCCGCGGCTACGCCGGAAACGCCGACTTCCGATCGCCCTACGGCGAAGCCCGGCACTCCACCACCGGCGAGATGGGCGGCATCTGGCGACTGCGCGGACGAACACCGAACGAGCTCACCGGTGTCGGCTACACGGCCAATGGCTGGTCAAGGGGATCAGGATACAAGCGTGCCGAGCCGAGCGCGTACGACTGGGTGTTCGACGGCATCGGGTCCGAGGAAACCATCGGCGACTTCGGACTCGTGCTCGGTGCCGCGGGCGGCGACGAACTCGATCGAGCCAACACTGCGGCGGGCACCCCACCTCACACCGTCATCCTGGCGACTACCACGGGCTTCTCCGACTACTACCAACCTGTGAGCGAGGAGCACAGCGTCTTCGTCCCCGGACAAGGCGGCACGAAGAACCCCAACGTCCGAGCCGACATCACCGTAGTCGAGACCTCCTCTGGGGGCGCCGTCTTCAGCGTCGGCTCTATCTCGTGGGCAGGAAGCCTGGCTTACAACAAATATGACAACAATGTCGCAAAATTGACGTTGAACGTCCTTCGCGGCTTCCTGAGTCGTCGCTCCCTGAAGGATTCAGCTAGCTGA